tgaGGCACTCTCAGTTTGAGTTTCACATTATTGTGTAACATTTAGTagtaatatttacacattcaaaTGTGTGCAATTGTTTTCAAGGAAAAGTACAGCTAAAGTAATTATGTATCACTACATTGAATGATTTCAGTATTTCGTAGCCTACAATAGTCAAAAAAgccccaaaacaaaacaaaaagtctttGGATAAGATGCGAAAGAAAATAGTAGTACTTACAGGAGAAGTTTGAGAACAAACATCTGACAATGGTCTTGATCACAACATCTAATCAGTGTGTTTTTGTATGGTAACCAAATTATAAGCTGAATACTTTACTCTGGTCAATTAAATGATTTGAAGCAGTGCACGCCTGAGGTCTAATGTGTTTTGTGTTGTACTTCCAGGATTTGTGCAAAAAGCTGCACCAACAGATTGACAAGGTTGATGAGGAGAGATATGACATGGAGGCCAAGGTTGCCAAGGCAGACAAGGAGGTGCAGTAGATCCATTTCTAGGTGTCCCCAGCCatgaattattataaatgaatatcTCTGAGCTCCATTTTAATCGTGTAATATGTCTCTAGATTGAGGATCTGAAGATCAAGGTCATCGACCTGAAGGGCAAGTTCAAGAAGCCTGCACTGAAGAAAGTGCGCATGTCTGCTGACGCTATGCTTCAGGCTCTGCTGGGCTCCAAACACAAGGTCTCCATGGATCTGAGGGCCAACCTCAAACAAGTCAAGAAGGAGGTCAAGGAGGAGGTGAGATATCAGATGTTACTTGGCCATGTTTTCCCCTTGGCATCAAGATGCGGTTTTGATCTGTTCATAAGCAAACAGGGCTAAACTCACAATGCTTAATGggttaattcaccccaaaatgaaaattctttaaTTAATTATCCTAATAATCATCGTAATGTCTTTCTAATCCTCTGAGAGCTCATCTCAGTTCTTGTtcagaaaacaaatgaagatattagATGAAACCTGAGAGACCACTCATCCTCCacagcagagatgcccaaactagggccaaaGTTGggccatggtaacctttgatttggcccgccatcccatctgagtaCAGAGGaggaatgatggggatggtttagagattgtcatttcaaatataaTGTAACTgaagcaaactgaaatgaaaatttgaattaaatgtaatttaataagatTTACTGtgaatgtacatactgtcaccaaCTGACTTTGGTCAAGGcggattctgcttgactagtgtattcagcattgacctccactgtgttataaatgtgactgtttatgttattattgcaataagttatcattttaaaagttatactgcattacttaatatgatttaaagtaatgtttttatttacttgtaaatcttattaaataaattaagaaattgcccatggcaaatttaatgtaatacagtttggcaTATTTACTTACGGCCTATGGCTCTCAGTGATTTTTGGCCCTtaatatgaaaaagtttgggcacccctgctctatagaCAGGAATGGTCTCAGTCGATTGACAAGGAAGAGACAATGTCTTGGCGAACAAAAAcgttttgctatttttttatcACACTATTTTTAATGTCCTTTTAGTGTTGTATAATTACGATTACTGTTATGACAAtatttttggttctttttctAAATTTTGAATATCTCTGGGCTGTTGCTGTCTCtcagctctcagatttcattgaaaatgtcttaatttttaaTGTGAACAAAGGTGTCGATTGATTAGAAAGATTTTTGGTGGAGTAACTCTTTCAACTCCTTCCAAATGGTCACAAACAGATTTTTGAAATGTGTTCGACCTGTCAaccctcgtttttttttttttttttttttgggtatcctcctgtattttacagttctatcttGCTATCATCCAGTAAAGGTATTTACCTGTATTTCGCCattctttctctgaagggtggcaataaacattacaGAGCCGctcctccctatatgcaacctATACCTCCGAACCACCAGGGGTTGCCCCtttctcttaaatgtgaatctgttctgcaCTTTCATTGTATTTAGTcacgaaaacactttgaaataaatataaaaaaggcaggattccctttcctttttatTACAGGTGCTACCCCCCCCCcttatgcaatcctcaaaacagtcatacaCTGAAAACCCCAATAAGTTGACTGAACGAAAGTAATTGAGTAACaaagtctcccaaaacttgcatatttaagtttatttaacttgccggtttggTAGATTATACTCAAATTGTTCAGTttagttagtgtttctgtgtgtgtaagTACATACcatgaataaaatgtttaaaagaaaaataagtagtcatttattttctattatagtGAATAATTATACATAAAGCCttgttttctgataaaaaaaaatacctccagtaaaaggttgcacatataaaaattttacagtcaagaatacattaaaaacaacctatttttttcacagtattatttgtgattttgagctcactacacttgaaatctCAAGTTTATGCACTTTCATTGTatataagtaaattaaatgaaccaaaatgctaaattttaagtaatgttcagtcaacttaacttgattgtttaagtaaagacaacattagggtttacagtgtatagcagtgcgtgactgtcagctgatgcaCTTCATAGTTATAAGTAGACGCTGTTtgccaaacagattctgtacacccAATTTGAagtgaaagtctgggttttgagtgcgtgtttgaacagacatatacacataattaataatagtaacatcTAAAGATatcgatcttggtgggttttttcaAACCCGACTAATTTTGTCCtaataaaaagttaggaaagcttTTATTATAACATCAGatctgtacattttaaaagtgacacctccgttatttaatgtaatcaagtGAAAACTCCACATAAATGAGATTCAttcattgctctttaatcagaatgtttaagttatacagtgaagattaatgagatttgataacttgattctatttctttataatagctattagttttaaaacgattaactgtttgctaatttatttgctgcttatGTGTactatttattctttcttttgttgatgATAATATGAGAACATATTACTGACCGTTTACCTGTTTATTTACAGCTCCACAAGAacatattggtcacactttacaataaggttcattagttaatgttaattaatgcatttactaacatgaacaaacaatgaacaatacatctactacagtatttattcatgttagttaacgttagttaaagaaaatacagtagttcattgttagttcatgttaactcatgttgcattaactaatgttaacaagcatggacttggatgttaataatgcataagtaaatgttcaattatgattaataaaatgCTGTACatctgttagtaaatgcattaactaatgaaccttattgtaaagtgttaccaacatatttagtaatttggggatttttttaggGTGGGGGATATCTCTTATTATATTGGGCATATCCTTTATTTGTGcctcccaatgttgacaggtatggttcaAACAGCCACTAAAGACCATTTTGGGGTGCGATGTTGAAGCACACATGTGATTTACAATTTGCTGTGGGAAATAGTGTTTGGTTTGAAGGCTAACATACAAAACAAGACacaaaagaatgaaaacaaaaggtgAAGAGAATGCAGTTCTGATTCTAAGAGAAATCCTCAGCGTTTGGCATAGTTTTGTAGCTATCAAAGCAGAATTGaccatatatccatctatctttctacTTTTTTACCTTCACATTCATACGTAAGCTGCATAAGCTTATTTCACATTATTGGATTGAAAGCCCAAACATAccataccagcctgatctcacgagaaaacgtaagtattttacgttttggcagttaagtggctaattcgtacgaattcgtacgagttcagtcgtaagaaattgtacgattttaaaaaggaggcatggcacctaaccccacccctaaacccaaccgtcattgggggatgagcaaatcgtactaaaatgtacgaattagatcgtacgaatttgtacgaattagccactaaatgaaaaagttacgtgAGATTGTATTGACCATACCCATAAACCATCCACTCAAAGAAATGAACAAACCTACAATGAAAGTGTAAATAACGTCTCCCTCATCTACTTGTCATCCAACTGGCAAAAGAAAGCTCACCGAAAACTGAAAATTGTGTCATTATTTGACTCCAAacatttgttccaaaccagttttagttttttttaggaaGTCTTTTTGATGAATTTTGGAAACTACTGACCATTGACTACCATtatttttcctaccatggaagaCATTgtttaccagtttccaacattcatcaATATAACTTCTTTAGTGTTAATAATGTagttctttagtgttcaacagaattaaaAAATCTCAAACTGATTTTAAACAAgtcaatggtgagtaaatgattacagaactttcacttttgggtgaactatccctttaatatcagGTGTCAACAGGGCTCTTGTGGCCCAAGTTGACTGTATTTGACCCTTAATTCATCTTCGTCAGTGCTCTGTACTCATGTGTGATATCTTTTTTCCTCTCTCCACAGTCTGTAGAACAGGTCGGCGACTGGCGTAAGAACATTGAGGATAAGGCTGGTATGGACGGCAGGAAGAAGATGTTTGAGTCCGAGGCTTAagatgttttatgtattttttcctCACATATATGTCTTCAGATTTCTCTGCCAAACATCTTTCTGTCCTGTAAACCTCCCGTTCCAATAAAAAGTATTTTCCCTGGACCATTTTGCACATTGTACATTGTCTCAGTGTTAAACAGCATGGCATTAAAGAttagtgtatacatatatatttgccTTTGTGTTTTTGCTAGAGCTCTAAAACTATTAGCAAGAACATTGTCATTCAAAAGGGCTTAAACTGATTTTTTGATGCTTTTAAAACAAATCTCTGCTGCTCACCAAGGCCGTTTTGATTTGataaaaacgtaacattctgaaatattattacaattaaaatgtcattaatttgTGAcgtggcaaagctgaattttattTATCATCACTCAGGTTACAGCATAGCATTTTCACTCAGAAAGCATtcagatacactgtaaaaagaagactttatttaagaaaaaagtacaatttgcataattataaaaattatgttGTCAACCTAAACCTTTTTAACTCAAACTTTTGCTTTTAAAGCATTGAGTTTACTTACTTTAAGTAACTATTTACTTTTTACAATGTATGCTGATGTGATACTTAATGaacatttcttcttattattattaaaaataattttgcagcttcatattttgtttaATCTTGAAAGATTCATTTGAAATCGTTAGCATTAAAAGGCTTCGttgcttttaattttaattattaatggctgaacaaaaatgtatttatttaaagatgtaaaaaaaaaaatctgtaattttatggtttatttccagcagctgcgGTGGCGGAAAAAATACAACGTAAAATAAgggctgttaaattacaaaaatttactgtaaaataatagacattaaattacagaaattttatgtaaaataacaggcattaattacagaaatttactgtaaaataatggacaataaattacagaaatttactgtaaaataacggacattaaattacagaaattgactgtaaaataatggacattaaattacagaaattgagtGTTAAATAACAgcaattaaattacagaaatttaccttaaaaaaggacattaaattacagacatttactgtaaaataacagacaataaattacagaaatttactgtaaaataacacaataaattacagaaatttactgtaaaataacggacaaaaaataaatttctttaaacttaaatttacttgaatttaaatttctggtaaatttctgtaattcaacctctgttattttacagtataattctgcaatttaatggccgttattttgcGTTTTTTTTCTATTCCCCAGCTGATGGAGGTAAACCATAAAACtacggatttttttttacagtgtacttaaacAACTTTTGCGGGGTAAAGAAACTGTAAACAAACACtgacaaaacagatttaaaataagtttttgcaACATGTATATGCATTTGATGACAGTTCCTCAAAGACATAAAGgaacttttttaatgtatttttatatacagaAAAAATACGAAATTATTACAATTAGTAATGTATACTGAACAGTCATAATATCATACGGCAATACTGTTGTACACTTTATATGAAACTAAatggtttatttatgtgttaTACAGTATTTCCGTGCTTGCTGTAGAGCACGGTAAGACTTGTATAATTTATTTGTAAGACTTGTAATAAGTTATTTTTAGTTTAGGTTTTGTAACCATATGTTGAGATAATacatacaaaaaatgtatgtctaaaatgaattattacagaattattagccccctgtttattttatcctCAAttcctgtttaatggagagaatatttgtccaacacatttcttaacataatagttttaataactcatttctaataaatgatttattttacctttgccatgatgacagtaaataatatttgactagatatttttcaagacacttctatacagcttaaagtgacatttaaaagcttaactaggttatttaggttaactataggttagggaaattaggcagtTCTATGaaggtggtttgttctgtagacttttaaaaaatatatagcttaaaggggctaataattttgactttaaaatgatgtttaaaaaattaaaaaacagcttttaatctacctgaaataaaacaaataagactttctccagaagaaaaaatattatcagacatattgtgaaaacttccttgctctgttaaacatcatttgtgaaatatttaaaaaagaaaaaaaaattcaaagggggcaaaATATTcttaattcaactgtatatgcacctcaattttgcctatatgtggcatatacagtatatatgtttcATATATGCGCATGTATCCTCATATAGGTTCCTTCCATGTGGGTAATACACAacgtgacaaaagtcttgtcgtcgatcccaattgtaagagcaacaaataacttgacttctcgtTGATAATTTTGAAAAAGGTTGATTTTTTAGATGTATCATCtactgaactgcatcccaatcatcacacatactgcagaagacctattggaacccgcatggacccaagacttttgtcaggtattgtagaTACTTTTGCATGTGCTGTGTTTTTGACACCATACAACATATTTTTGTTaacttaaaacaaaaagaataacaGAGTCCTAAAACAAGTTTTGTTCCCTTACAGTAACCAAGAAAAGAGATCATATCTCCCCTGTCCTCCCCTCATTGCACTGGCTTCCTATAAAATTCAGAGGTAATTATACAATCCTTCTTTTCACTTATGAAGCATTTCACAATTCTGCCCCGGCCTATGTCAGTGAACTTATTAGGCCTTATCAGGGCCGGAGTGGaactcctttttagctctggagtttcaagccttagaccggcccacctcagtcgacgactATATTAATATAACGTtaattccaattcagtttctaaaggctgatttatacttctgcgtcaaacgccggcgtatgctacggcgctgacgcatagcccttcgccgtggccgtcggcgtcactgacgtgcacctcttaaaaaatgtaactacacgtcgcaacgacgcgtagcgtaagctctgtcattggtcggcttggtagcgttggcgagtctgggcgggaccgagagccgcgcgaatggcgcgagcgattgtttacaagtgtggagtcccgtgaaggagctccgaatggaaagttttgttttgtgtttacctcatagttaaagttgttgctcgtccgccggttcctgcctcaaaatgagcgagtttgagccacttgtacatcccggaagtgttcaggaaaagcaaaaaagcagcgaagaaactcgacacagaggaacatttacacctcactgccaactagcgtttcggaagtgttaatgcagaccaacagagacagcgcgcagaagtaaaaatgcacagccacgcgcgttgcatgcgccgtgggttacaccgGTCATCTGACGCAGAAGAATAAGGGCTTAATGacactaaagcctgatttatacttctgcatcaggtgaccggcgtaaaaAAGTATAAtggttttcataaatatgagaacactaattctttatagatatccagtcctttgtaacggtcgtcacaaaaaaaaaaataataataataacaacatgtacCCCTACATGAGTAACcgaaacagtattatatgtcttaacactaaaaatgaaaaaatatattttactccGGAGTGATTCGAACTCGGATCGGCGGCGTGAAATGCAAtgtgctaaccactagaccaagATTGCACTGTTAAGGTAATGAGTTCGGGATAAAgaataagtattgcactgttatctgctgCTTTTGTTGCGTACTGTTTTTCttccctttttagatttctgatcaagttatgtcagatttattaatgttgtgaatcatctgattttcattgagaaggtgtaatatttattaatattaattaatattcactaaggtgccgctgtttggggtggaatgatAGTAACATCAttattaacctgcgggctgcattttgctcacggggctgcgagaaaataaataaaaagagcggggctgcggcaaaataatgaataaaaatagtgttGCTAtggtcagtttaataaataaatgaaaaaactgctgagagtgcaagcagctagggacaaaAATACGCGGaccggccaaaaaacggaccggcccaccgggaattctcctgaTCAGCCAATCCGGTCCTGGGCCTATACAGCTTGTAGACTGTTAAGATCCCATGActagtttcttttgtctgtccctcgtttttgctgcaaatcaaaaggtgatcAGGCTTTTTTTTGCAGCCGCAAGGCTCTGGAACAGTCTCCCTCTGAATATTAGGATTTCTCCCTCATTGAATGCTTTTTAATCTAACTTCaagacttatttttactctctTAGCTTTGAGTGACGCATgcgtgttatttttttatttgtattttagtaaTACTTTTTATACTTGTATATTTCCTTATATTTTTCATACCAGTTTTTATTTTcgagtttattttattgtatttggaTCAACCACGGATGTGTAAacttgtgctctataaataaagttcgCTTGCCTTACTGAATTAATCTCTCTTAATATTTGGCATGGCTTTTTATTTTTCATCCAAGCTgctctgacacaatctacatcgtaaaGGTGTTATAGAAAGAAATATGACTTGCCTAAAAGCCTAATTACAAATACTTCATCTCAGTCACCACAGCTGTTCTTCCTAACAAACACACTTGGTCTGAccctttcatttttcaaaaaagaCAACGCAGAACTCTCACTGCGAGACCCTCAAGCATCTCAAGTTTGCACTTTCGCAGCCAGCCCACCAAACATCTCCTGTTTCTGGATCCAGAGCTCTCATCGCCTCCATGTAAGGTCAGGGCTTGTGTGGTCTCTCCATGTTCAGGGTCCCTCTTGGGTTTCTCCAAGGAGCTCAAGTGTTGAACTGACTCGCTAAATATATCTCCTGACCCCAACACAACACATGCAAGAAGATGCCGAACTATGTTGAGGGCACATAATTTCCACAGGCACTTAGACAGGCACCCTGAAACCCAATGCGAGGGTTATAACATTTGGGAAATCTGCCATCATGAGATCCGGTGTCCATTGGGAGCCGTTTAGGAGATTGAGTTGCAGTTAAAACAGGCTTTTCAACATGTTATTGGTAatgtcaacatttatttattttatcacatcAGGATAATGCATTAAGAGTTAAATGCAAACAGTATGAATGGTAAAAGTTTTAAAGCGGTCTTATGACATTATTAAGTCAGGTATGTCATGGTCTCAGTCACACAAAGTTATGAGAAACAGCTGCCTTTAAGACAACATGCCTGCAGCcagggggggttcgggtggtttgaaCGAGCCACCCCCCACagccaaaaggtccagaatttgtcattttaattattttatgtaatttaaaaatatataaaatatttattatataattaatatatttatatttaatatatattgtactaaagtgtaattttaaataactctggCCACTAATTTGAATCCCATACAGCCTCAATGCCACAATAATGTGACGCGAGTCACTTAACATAACCCACTGACTGAGTGGTaacatttgaatctttgatgcGACATCCATACTGAGTAACGCTGTGGGTTGAAAAGAGCAAGAAGGCAGAAAAGGCAGGCAGCGGCATCATTGTTgcaaagtattgaacacatgttCAAAAAGACTGCCAAATGTTACTTACTTCCTAACAGATAAAAATCTGTCCCTATCCATGAGGTTCTAGACCAGGgttcaccaatcttggtcctggaggggcagtgtttaactccaacttgcctcaacacacctgcctggatgtttcaagtaggGGAGACCGGGTATAGTTGAAACACAAGGAGAGTTgtaacactacactgtaaaaaaaaaaaacctaattttacagaaaatatccctacattttttacagtaattttttgtcatttaaaattatatgtagaacttagtaaaatgacaaacaatctctctaaattcacagtttgactttcattttaggtactttatcattaaagacaaattactgacattattgttttttaaacagggaaatacaatattatttatacagtattttttctgttattttaaattatatttaaaaatccgtaaaaattacaaacaatatctgtaaattaacagcttgactgttatatgtactgacaaattacagcaatttgtctgttttatacaataaaactgccgtattatttacacagtgttttttcctgttttttatgaagtacatttaaagttattaaattaaagtaataaattgtaattacttgctctgtaaaaaaaaattatattaaaaaatcattttaaaaaaaagtcaaatgactggcagctacggctgccaaacaaaaaccataaaattatggtaaaatttctttgttgaaataaagtgcaaaaaaaataaatctacagatattttcattcaaatgtttacagaaaaacactgttattttacagacttttcctagattattgcGATCAAATttgttcaataaagttacacactaagtgcGCTCACATCCACCTGTTCTggattccgctgattgcacacacacacacagtcggaggattatgaactgattaca
The DNA window shown above is from Danio rerio strain Tuebingen ecotype United States chromosome 25, GRCz12tu, whole genome shotgun sequence and carries:
- the tnni2a.4 gene encoding troponin I type 2a (skeletal, fast), tandem duplicate 4 precursor — translated: MSEKKMTSSRRHHLKSLVLSIAFNLLDAEAKQHIADKESHMSENCPALDLPGSVQELQDLCKKLHQQIDKVDEERYDMEAKVAKADKEIEDLKIKVIDLKGKFKKPALKKVRMSADAMLQALLGSKHKVSMDLRANLKQVKKEVKEESVEQVGDWRKNIEDKAGMDGRKKMFESEA
- the tnni2a.4 gene encoding troponin I type 2a (skeletal, fast), tandem duplicate 4 isoform X1, yielding MFMNRKKMTSSRRHHLKSLVLSIAFNLLDAEAKQHIADKESHMSENCPALDLPGSVQELQDLCKKLHQQIDKVDEERYDMEAKVAKADKEIEDLKIKVIDLKGKFKKPALKKVRMSADAMLQALLGSKHKVSMDLRANLKQVKKEVKEESVEQVGDWRKNIEDKAGMDGRKKMFESEA